The following proteins are co-located in the Microplitis demolitor isolate Queensland-Clemson2020A chromosome 3, iyMicDemo2.1a, whole genome shotgun sequence genome:
- the LOC103573880 gene encoding dedicator of cytokinesis protein 9 isoform X1 yields the protein MSERKFTRALGKPGMAAQLRETVSQVVRESTVQNKPHLVDPIDFESFILKNKTLMQNDPQRELLLYPPDDVSQVVLPKRYRTIQPIVQNILEQSDGSESLLTKECLKSYASNWNLVHYKYAAYSGSYLDLPKLSKGNELKEEIYEIDTDVDQVDEEMMKSDGITKEGYLMKGPEIGSSDRMFVNIGSKSFKRRFCHLRQEVDGTYILELFKDEKKGEAKLTIVMDFCTDVVRNPKRGRFCFELRMSSTHKFFTFAADNETEMQEWLLKLSSVLQHYKQQEEKRAASLERTCHTPPPSPVPVQTYGTLKGLDQSMNPQLIKYSRETDTSILLSRRENRKRLFSLYHHLTLGKTQGNLIDRNIDPYKEQFGQRIFIKCETLKFRLQAPIEENESLCQVEPYYTTLSLFDARNGKKLSENFHFDINHEIVRDIIQQLSPVSELTDNDKAELPSEFKNIPDNWIKYPNQAIFSISNPHPDIFLVVRIEKILQGSICQTSEPYIRATKDPRLGLKVHKNVRACCQRLGNYRMPFAWSARPLFRLYSNELDTSSDFPAIYRQESNKMRDDEILKMLTEYRKPDKLSKLTVIPGWIKLTIEPLSEIPENTLTTSYAPLKPFPLPPVNNPTYEIAEFESTSEKDVHPYTTYINHLYIYPQVLNFDTQKIFTRARNIACIVELRDNDNENAKPLRCIYGKPGSQILTTRASCTVLHHSAVPSWYEEIKMRLPTKLHNKHHILFSFYHISCDMRKKENGVENCVGYSWMLLLHKGKLTVDMENNVQTLPVATDLPPGYLSIQPLGLGKGNAGPDITWIDAQRPIFNVSFQLASTVFTRDPHLHNLFIHAEKILDNKLSGIPSDSETCKILKAAHAIQLVTAITFLPTILNQLFSLLTCNPSDEVGLYIIRLLIHIINLIYKAQRKDIINAYVKFVFMLPSKNTATTTVHEQLAKFLPTLLHPNNPDFLVVNKFMHHSNFFFDIMVKSMAQHMLTSGRIKMHRNERFTKDYHDSIKKLLQVLTPYLMNKYKDMPVETHELNKSLAQFLKKCLTFMDRGFVFSLINDYMDNFSPGDARTLQDFKFTFLQIICSHEHYVSFNLPMMQTRVTSKDLMLEYCLSQDFCKYHFLVGLLLQEVKSSLNEVVQIRKVAIATLRDLLAKHELDDRYQNKGQLSRIAAIYIPWLGIVLENLHRLQSVYETDLKTELKQNHANRLSSSSSNCLINKDPVNGVTVTDTPKSVHRFTLHLDSQSPIRASMHLRDSTYFAAIAGQGLVNGFSCTSIESSTSTLSSTSHSIVSQETTIAREPVENGVSEKKGHSRSVSVTQTSSRCDKLQSSEMKDLLLCFLFVVKYLGDHQIIAWWQQCSETEIISFFSVIEMGLYHFKYVGKRLIIANTSATNSGKPKTVKAMTLPARMAPPDFSNDASGTGTLQPHNTSTRENLVDEDNALNHQALLEANMATEVGLIVLDCLGLFCIHFKDILLVNDGDNPVMQKLFNIYLSFLQLGQSETLFRHVFASLRAFLNNYSTALFKGNAVFCGRLCYELLRCCNNKLSSIRQESCALLYLLMRSNFEFTNRKGLIRVHLQVIISVSQMLGNVIGLNNSRFQESLSLINSYATSDKVMKGTGFPVEVKDLNKRIRTVLMATAQMREHNNDPEMLVDLQHSLANSYASTPELRHTWLETMARNHARDGNYSEAACCQLHIAALMAEYLKLKKIHLWGAEAFDKISVNISRDERGLKLDAGEIWVQDIHYNESTLLEQLESCAEMLEKAERFELLGPLYRLIVPIYENKRNYNALANCYSHLTQACNKIVEVTKTGKRLLGRFYRVAFFGSAYFEEENGQEYIYKEPKVTSLPEISERLQRLYAEKFGVENVKMIMDSAPIKLNDLDQKMAYIQVTHVTPYFEKMELESRLTEFEQNHDVSCFMFETPFTHEGKPRGNPEDQWKRRTIITTQYSFPYIKKRIPILEKKIIELTPIEVALDEMRQRVQELEDVALIAPTDVKKLQLRLQGSVCVTVNAGPLTYASAFLDPALSPQYPDDKVDELKDVFRDFIKICYTALQINSKLITNDQHEYQEALRENYQKLCQNLSSLLGESVWPDDQVGSFKRNSAALFSAISGANNHTSIA from the exons ATGAGTGAGAGAAAATTCACCCGGGCTTTAGGTAAGCCTGGGATGGCTGCACAACTCAGAGAAACAGTTTCTCAAGTTGTTCGTGAGAGTACAGTCCAG aacAAACCGCATTTAGTGGATCCAATAGATTTTGaaagttttatattaaaaaataaaacattaatgcAAAATGATCCACAGCGTGAGCTATTACTTTATCCACCAGATGATGTGTCT CAAGTTGTATTACCGAAAAGATACCGAACAATACAACCAATTGTACAGAATATTTTAGAACAGTCAGACGGTAGTGAGAGTCTTTTAACGAAAGAATGTTTAAAAAGTTATGCATCAAATTGGAATTTAGTTCACTATAAATATGCCGCGTACAGCGGCTCATATCTTGATTTACCAAAGCTATCAAAAGGTAATGAGCTAAAGGAGGAAATTTATGAGATTGATACGGATGTAGATCAAGTGGATGAGGAAATGATGAAAAGTGATGGTATTACAAAAGAGGGATATTTAATGAAAGGTCCGGAGATTGGTAGTAGTGATCGTATGTTTGTCAATATTGGATCTAAATCATTTAAACGACGTTTTTGTCATTTAAGACAAGAAGTTGATGGGACTTATATTCTTGAATTGtttaaagatgaaaaaaaaggtGAAGCTAAACTTACAATTGTTATGGATTTTTGTACTGATGTTGTGAGAAATCCAAAACGCGGTAggttttgttttgaattacgCATGAGTAgtactcataaattttttacatttgcTGCTGATAATGAAACAGAAATGCAAGAATGGCTATTAAAATTGAGTTCAGTCTTACAGCATTATAAACAGCAAGAAGAAAAACGTGCTGCTTCATTAGAACGTACTTGTCATACACCACCGCCATCACCTGTACCAGTACAAACTTATGGTACATTAAAAGGATTAGACCAAAGTATGAATCCacaattgattaaatattcaCGTGAAACGGATACAAGTATATTATTAAGTAGACGAGAAAATAGAAAACgtttatttagtttatatcATCATTTAACGCTTGGTAAAACCCAaggtaatttaattgatcGAAATATTGATCCTTACAAAGAACAATTTGGACAAAGAATATTCATAAAATGTGAAACATTAAAGTTTCGATTACAAGCACCTATTGAAGAAAATGAATCTCTATGTCAAGTTGAACCTTATTACACAACATTGAGTTTATTTGACgcaagaaatggtaaaaaattatcggaaaattttcattttgatatTAATCATGAAATAGTACGTGACATAATTCAACAATTGAGTCCTGTAAGTGAATTAACAGATAATGATAAAGCGGAATTACcaagtgaatttaaaaatataccagATAATTGGATAAAATATCCAAATCAAGCAATATTCAGTATTAGTAATCCACATCCTGATATTTTTCTCGTtgtaagaattgaaaaaatactaCAAGGAAGTATTTGTCAAACATCTGAGCCTTATATTCGCGCTACAAAGGATCCTCGGTTAGGTCTTAAAGTACATAAAAATGTACGAGCCTGCTGTCAGAGACTCGGCAATTATCGTATGCCATTTGCTTGGTCAGCGAGACCGCTATTTAGACTTTACAGTAACGAGCTTGATACATCGTCAGACTTTCCAGCAATTTACCGACaagaaagtaataaaatgCGGGATGATGAGATACTAAAGATGCTTACAGAGTACAGAAAACCtgataaattaagtaaattaactGTTATACCTGGTTGGATAAAACTTACAATTGAACCACTATCTGAAATTCCTGAAAATACACTAACCACATCTTATGCGCCATTGAAACCATTTCCTTTGCCGCCTGTTAATAATCCAACGTACGAAATAGCTGAATTTGAAAGTACATCTGAAAAAGATGTACATCCTTATACAACATATATTaatcatttgtatatttatcctcaagttttaaattttgatacacaaaaaattttcacaagagCAAGAAATATTGCTTGTATTGTTGAATTACGTGATAATGACAATGAAAATGCTAAACCATTGAGATGTATTTATGGTAAACCTGGCTCACAAATATTAACAACACGTGCCAGTTGTACTGTTTTACATCACAGTGCAGTACCATCATGgtatgaagaaataaaaatgagattACCTACAAAATTACACAATAaacatcatattttattttcattttatcataTTAGCTGTGACAtgcgaaaaaaagaaaatggtGTTGAAAATTGTGTTGGTTATTCATGGATGTTGTTATTGCATAAAGGTAAATTAACAGTTGATATGGAAAATAATGTACAAACATTACCAGTTGCAACAGATTTACCACCAGGTTATTTATCAATTCAACCTCTTGGTCTTGGTAAAGGCAATGCTGGTCCCGATATCACTTGGATTGATGCACAGCGACCAATATTTAATGTATCGTTTCAATTAGCATCAACGGTATTTACACGAGATCCacatttacataatttatttatacatgcGGAAAAAATATTGGATAATAAATTGTCTGGTATACCGTCTGATTCTGAAacatgtaaaatattaaaagctgCTCATGCAATACAACTAGTTACTGCAATAACATTCCTACCAAcaatattaaatcaattattttcattactaaCGTGCAATCCAAGTGATGAAGTTGGTCTTTATATTATACGATTGTTAatacatattattaatttaatttataaagctCAAAGAAAAGATATTATCAATGCTTAtgttaaatttgtatttatgttACCTTCAAAAAATACCGCGACAACAACAGTACATGAACAACTTGCTAAATTTTTACCTACTTTGTTACATCCAAATAATCCTGATTTTTTGgttgtcaataaatttatgcatcattccaattttttctttgatattatGGTTAAAAGTATGGCACAACATATGCTCACTAGTGGACGAATTAAAATGCATCGTAATGAAAGATTTACAAAAGATTATCATGatagcattaaaaaattattacaagttCTTACACCATAtcttatgaataaatataaagatatgCCGGTTGAAACACATGAACTTAACAAAAGTCTTgcacaatttttaaaa AAATGTCTTACATTTATGGATCGTGGAtttgtattttcattaattaatgactATATGGACAATTTTTCACCAGGGGATGCTCGGACCTTgcaagattttaaatttacattccTACAAATAATATGTTCACATGAGCATTATgtgtcatttaatttacccATGATGCAGACACGTGTTACAAGTAAag attTAATGTTGGAGTATTGTTTGTCTCAAGATTTCTGCAAGTATCATTTTCTTGTGGGCTTATTATTACAAGAAGTTAAATCATCATTAAATGAAGTTGTACAAATTCGTAAAGTTGCTATAGCTACTCTACGTGATTTATTAGCAAAACACGAATTGGATGATAGATATCAAAATAAGGGccaattaagtcgtattgcTGCTATTTATATTCCATGGTTGGGTAttgttttagaaaatttacataGATTACAATCAGTTTATGAGACTGATCTTAAGActgaattaaaacaaaatcacGCCAATCGATTGTCAAGCAGCAGCAGTAactgtttaataaataaagatccAGTTAATGGAGTTACAGTTACAGATACACCTAAATCTGTACACAGATTTACACTACATTTGGATTCACAATCTCCAATAAGAGCATCAATGCATCTTAGAGATTCTACTTATTTTGCGGCTATTGCTGGACAAGGTTTAGTCAATGGATTTTCTTGTACTAGTATTGAATCAAGTACATCGACATTATCGAGTACATCTCATTCAATTGTTTCACAAGAAACTACAATAGCTCGAGAACCTGTAGAAAATGGTGtatctgaaaaaaaaggtCATTCTCGATCAGTTAGTGTCACTCAGACATCATCAAGATGTGATAAACTTCAGTCATCTGAAATgaaagatttattattatgcttTTTGTTTGTTGTTAAATATTTGGGTGATCATCAAATAATTGCATGGTGGCAACAATGTTCTGAaacagaaataataagtttttttagtgtaattgAAATGGGTTTATATCACTTTAAATATGTTGGTAAAAGATTAATTATAGCAAACACGAGTGCTACTAATAGTGGAAAACCTAAGACTGTAAAGGCCATGACATTGCCAGCTCGAATGGCACCACCAGATTTTTCAAATGATGCATCTGGTACTGGTACATTACAACCACATAATACTTCGACACGTGAAAATTTAGTTGATGAAGATAATGCACTTAATCATCAGGCATTATTAGAAGCAAATATGGCTACTGAAGTTGGATTAATTGTTCTCGATTGTCTTGgattattttgtattcattttaaa gaTATACTTCTTGTAAATGATGGAGACAATCCTGTAATGCAAAaacttttcaatatttatttatcatttcttcAACTTGGTCAATCTGAAACATTATTTCGTCATGTTTTTGCAAGTCTACGAgcctttttaaataattattcaactgCATTATTTAAAg GTAATGCAGTATTTTGTGGACGTCTTTGCTATGAATTATTACGTTgctgtaataataaattaagttcGATAAGACAAGAATCGTGTGCAttgctttatttattaatgcgtagtaattttgaattcacCAATAGAAAAGGTTTAATTCGTGTACATTTACAG GTGATAATATCAGTATCACAAATGCTTGGTAATGTAATTGGATTAAATAACTCACGATTTCAAGAATCACTTTCGCTTATCAATAGTTATGCGACATCTGATAAAGTGATGAAAGGTACTGGTTTTCCAGTTGAagttaaagatttaaataaaagaatccgTACTGTGCTAATGGCTACTGCACAAATGCGAGAACATAACAATGATCCGGAAATGCTTGTTGATTTACAACACAGTTTAGCCAATTCATATGCTAGTACACCGGAATTACGGCATACTTGGCTTGAAACTATGGCACGTAATCACGCCAGAGATGGAAATTACTCtgag gcGGCCTGTTGTCAATTACATATCGCTGCTTTAATGGccgagtatttaaaattaaaaaaaattcatttatggGGAGCTGAAGCATTTGACAAAATATCTGTTAATATTTCTAGAGATGAACGAGGACTTAAGCTCGATGCTGGTGAGATTT ggGTGCAAGACATTCATTATAATGAATCAACTCTGTTGGAACAATTGGAGAGTTGCGCTGAAATGTTAGAAAAAGCTGAACGTTTTGAATTACTGGGACCATTGTATCGTTTAATTGTTCCCATTTATGAAAACAAGAGAAATTATAATGCATTAGCTAATTGTTATTCTCATTTGACTCAAGcatgtaataaaattgttgaagtCACTAAAACAGGAAAAAGATTACTCGGAAGATTTTATCGCGTTGCATTTTTTGGATCt gcatATTTTGAAGAAGAAAATGGTcaagaatatatttataaagaacCTAAAGTAACATCATTACCAGAAATATCTGAACGATTACAACGATTATACGCTGAAAAATTTGGTgtagaaaatgttaaaatgatAATGGATTCAGCGCCAATCAAATTAAATGATCTTGATCAAAAAATGGCTTATATTCAGGTTACGCATGTGACACCGTATTTCGAAAAAATGGAATTAGAATCACGATTAACGGAATTTGAACAAAATCATGATGTTTCATGTTTTATGTTTGAAACTCCATTTACTCATGAAGGTAAACCACGTGGTAATCCTGAAGATCAATGGAAACGAAggacaataataacaacacaATATTCATTtccatatattaaaaaacgtATTCCAATActagaaaagaaaataattgaattaacaCCAATAGAAGTGGCATTAGATGAAATGAGACAACGCGTACAAGAATTAGAAGATGTTGCATTAATAGCACCAActgatgttaaaaaattacagttacGACTTCAAGGCAGTGTTTGTGTTACTGTTAATGCTGGACCGTTAACATATGCATCAGCATTTTTAGATCCTGCATTATCACCACAATACCCTGATGACAAAGTTGACGAATTGAAAGATGTGTTTagagattttattaaaatctgtTACACAgcattacaaataaatagtaaacttATTACTAATGATCAGCATGAATACCAAGAAGCCCTTAgagaaaattatcaaaaactcTGTCAAAATTTATCGTCATTACTTGGAGAATCTGTGTGGCCTGATGATCAGGTTGGAAGTTTTAAACGCAACAGCGCGGCTCTTTTTAGTGCAATCAGTGGAGCTAATAATCATACAAGTATTGCTTAA